The Acidicapsa ligni DNA window GCTCATCAAGGGCGCTAAGGAGATTTACTATCCGGGCTTGCCGCATGGTCTCACCGCGACACATGCTGATCAAGTCAACGATGATCTCCTGGCGTTTCTGAAGTCGATCCAGGCAGCTTGCAAGGCAGCCTAATTCTTCCCACCGCTGCAGGTCGCTATACAGGTCTGCTGCGGCTGGGAATCAAGATTTTGCGCGCCTGCAGTCGAAGTTCCACAAGCAAGGGTAGAGCACTGGCTTTTCTGATCCTTCGATGAACCGTGACAACATAACTGACATCCACGCATATTTGCGTTTATGTGGTGTGCCACATAAACGCAGGTAGTCAAAGGTGGTTTCCATAGAAGTGCCTCGAGGAGTCCGGTCTTGGTAATCTGTAGGGGTATCGTGTCTACGCGGAGAGTTCGGCTTTGAAATTCTTATTGGCACTTTTCGTCGTCGGCATCTCGCTCCGCGCCCAGCCCACCCAGGCAGCCGACATAAAGTCACTGATTCTGCCGCATCAGGCCCTTGAAGCGCAGGGTGGCGAGCGAAAACTCCGCTCTTCAAAAAATGTCCAATGGGAGGCTTCTGGCTACCGCAACTAGCTGGAGGAGTCCGAAAGGCCGGAAGGTCCGTATATTACCGAGTTCGACAGTATCGCAGATACATGATCTTGCGCGTCACCGCTACCGCGCCAATACCGATGCTGTGGTCTATCCGTATCTCCCGTATAAGTTCCGGGGCTGTGATGGTTTCCAGTTCGTTCATGCGCTCGCTTTGCATTCTGTTTTCCCCAGATATCTTCAGACAATCCTACTTTCTTTCATTCCCTCTTGCCGGAAAGAGGTGTCTTCCCGCGCGCCAGCCGCGTAGCATCTTTCGTTTCCTTCTCCAGCAAGCCAGTTCCTGCCCGCAACGCCGCACCAATAGATCGTGCGTGCGTTCCGCACGCAATAAGGAAGACAGGCCTCGCTAAGTCGGCATGTGTTTACCTATCGCTAGGACCGTCAAGGAGATCGATTGGCGACATCAGGAGTGGGTATTGAAAAAACTCAGTATGACATGGTGTTTCTGGTAACGGTCGAAATCGATTAAAAATTGAACTTGGCCGACTTTCACGCTGTTACCTTCACGCACGTCTTGCCTAGTCCGATGCCCCTTGCGCTCGGCAGCCTCCTTCGTGCTTTTGACAGTCCAATTCCCCGCAACAAAGATATTGAAGCTTTATTTTGTCTTCCTTCGCGTCTGTTCCTTCGAAACGACCTTTATATTCATTTTCAAAGATAACCATCTGACCTTAAAGAATGATCGGAACAGGCAAGTGTCAGAGTGGATCATTCTAGAAATCAGAGCTTAGAGTGCCTTATTCTCAGCTAAGGTATCGAGACTGCTGGAATCGGCAAGTCTGGCGATTGAAAAGAAAACGGAGGCAACAGAAATGCAGAGTAAATCGAAGACCGATCGGCGCAACTTCGTAATGACCGCAGCCACGGCAGTTGGTTCGGTTCTTTCAATCGGGTTGGGTCAAGAAGAGGCCCAAGGCCAAGAGCTTGGAGCCAAGGCGCAGAGCGCGGCACCGTCGCCTCTTTCCTTTGAGAACCTCTACGATACGTCTATTCTGTCCACCACGATGAAAGGCGAGGCCGCCGATCGGCTCGCACTTCGCAGGCTTATAGACGCATGGGCACACTGCGCCGACAGGAGGCTTGCAGAACAGCAAGCGAGTCTCTTCGTGCAGGATGGGACGATCCTGAATTACGAGGGAGACCCCAAAACCCATGAGCCGCATTCAACCATAAAAGGCAGGACTGCGATCCGCGCTGCTTTGGCAGTCCTGAATACTTTTACGGTGACATTGCACATGAATGGTCAGAGTGACGTGATCATTAAGGGAGATCGAGCCATTGGTCAAACCTATTGTTTGGTGCATCAATTCACGATGGAGAACAACCAACGGAAGTGTCAGACCTTGGGAATTCGTTACTACGACCAATTTCTCCGCCAGGAGAATCGTTGGTATTACGTTGAGAGAAGATTAATCATCGATTGGTCCGATACCCGCGTATCCGTGCCATAGATGCATTAGCACGAGGTCTTCAGTCCTGTGCGAATTGGCTGTCCCGGGTCTTTCATCATAGGTGTAGAGCAACTCGCTTCTCCGCAGTATCGTCCTGGCGGAAGAATGACGAGCCGGTCTTGGCTTGACGGCTCGGCGCTCTACTACATTGCCCATGTGCAGGACCTGAAGAGATTTCCAATCCATCTTGCTCTATACAATCCTTTTATCCTAAAGACTGTCGGAAGTAGTCGGCTGCTCAATGAGTAAGTTGGCGGTGCATCTCGAAATATCGTCGAAGAACAACGCTGATTCTGCGAAACGTTCCAGGGACAAGGGCACTGACCAGAGCAGCAAAAGCCTGCCACTCCTCTGTCCTTAACCCACCTCAAGCATGAAAAGGGAGAGATCATCCGACCTCTCCCTTCCACACCCAATGCGTTTATGCAACGCTGTCCGATGTCACAGAAGCCCTGACCGTCCGCGCCGCTTCACACATATTGCGCAGTGCAGATTCGACCTCATCCCAGCCACGAGTCTTCAACCCGCAATCAGGATTAACCCAAAGCCGCTCCGCCCCAATCGACTCCAGCGCACTCTGCAGCAACGCCGTAATCTCTTCTTCATTCGGCACGCGAGGCGTATGAATGTCATACACTCCCGGTCCGATTTCATTGGGATAACCGTGCTTGCGGAAGTCCTCCAACAACTCCATCCGTGAGCGTGCCGACTCGATCGAAAGCACATCCGCATCCAGAGCCACAATCGCCGGCAAAATCTCGGCAAACTCGCTGTAGCACATATGCGTATGCACCTGCGTTTCGTCCGCTACCTTCGCAGTCGCAATGCGGAAAGCCTTCACCGCCCAATCGAGATACTCAGGCCGCGCAACACGACGCAAAGGCAGTCCTTCACGCAACGCAGGCTCATCCAGTTGAATCACGCGAATCCCCGCTGCCTCAAGATCCAGCAACTCCTCACGAAGCGCCAGCGCAAGCTGCCACGCAACATCTCGCTCCGGCACATCGTCGCGCACAAACGACCATTGCAGAATCGTCACTGGCCCGGTCAACATGCCCTTCACCGGTTTGCCCGTCAAGGACTGCGCATAGCTGCTCCAACGCACGGTCATCGCATTAGGCCGTGCCACATCGCCATAGATCACCGGCGGCTTCACACAGCGCGAACCATAACTCTGCACCCAGCCATTGCGAGTAAAAGCGAAGCCTGCCAACTGCTCGCCAAAATACTCCACCATGTCATTGCGCTCAAATTCGCCATGCACCAGCACATCCAACCCGATCCTTTCCTGGCGTCGAATGCAGGCCGCAGTCTCTTCTTCGACAAAGCGCTCGTACTCTGCTGTTTGCAACGTTCCCTTGCGCCATGCAGCGCGCTGCTTGCGCACCTCAGGTGTTTGCGGAAACGAGCCAATCGTCGTCGTAGGCAGCAGCGGCAACCGCAGGTGATTCCTCTGCTTGCGCGCACGTTCAGGATAAGCCGAAGGTCGCGCAAAATCCGTCGCCACCAATTGCGCCAGTGCATCCCGAACCTGCGTATTCACGCTGCTCTCAGCTACCTTGCGACGATCATGCCTGCGACGATTCTCGGCAAAATCCGCCGCAAATTTTTCCTTGCCTCCAGCCAGCCACGCAATCTCATCCAGCTTCTGCGCAGCAAAGCTCAGCCACTCCTGCAACTCACCCGGTAACGCAGTCTCATCCTGCGCATCATAAGGTACATGCAGCAACGAGCATGAGGGCGCAATAAGCAGCCGGTCAGCACCAATCCGCTCCTGAGCCTTGGCAATCATCACAGAAGCAGCATCCAGATCGGCAAGCCAGATGTTGCGCCCATCCACTACCCCGAGGCTCAACGTCTGTCCCGCACGCACCGCGTCGAGCACAGCATCCAACTGCCCCTTGCCGCGCACGAGATCCACATGCACCCCAGCCACGGGCAATGAAAACGCAAGATCCAGATTGTCGCCCAACTCATCAAAATACGTAGTAAGCATCAGTCGGACATCGACACCGGCGAGCTTCTCGTAAGCGGTACGATAAGCCGCCTTGTGAATCTCGCTAAGATCCGTCACCAGGCACGGTTCATCGATCTGAACCCAATCCGCACCGGCACTCTGCAGATCCTTCAAGACCTGAACATACGCAGTCAACATACGCGGCAAAAGCGTAAGCGGATCAAAGCCGCTATCCACATCGACAACCTTGCCCAGCAGCAACAACGATATCGGTCCCAGCAGCACCGGACGAACTCCGGCATTAACCTCACGCGCCTCGCCAAACTCCGCCAACAGCTTCGAAGTATCCGGCACAAACTTCAGTCCTTCAGACCACTCCGGCACCAGGTAGTGATAGTTCGTATCGAACCACTTGGTCATCTCCATCGCCGTATGCTGTTGCGAACCGTGAGCACTGCTCCGCGCCATCTCAAACAAACGCGGCAATGTCACCACACCCTCGCCAAACCGCTCCGGCGTAGCACCCAGCAGCACCAGTGCGTCCAGCACCTGGTCATACAGTGGAGAATCATTGGTAGGAATAAAATCGATCCCGCGCTGCTTCTGAATCGTCCAGTTCTGCAAACGCAAATGCTTCGCAACCTGCAGTAATTCTTCTTCCGCAAGCTTGCCGCTCCAGAAACTCTCCAGCGCAAACTTCAACTCGCGACGCGGACCAATCCGGGGAAAGCCCAGATTGGCAGTATGCAACTTAGCCGTAGACATGTTTCGGTTCCTCTCATCGTTAATAGACAAGGAACCACCCGTGCGTTGGCACGCGCGCAGATGCGCGAGACAAAGGCTTGCAGGTCCACCCTCGAGACCAGTTGCCACAAGACGCACGCCGCAACAGAGTAAGCTCCGCTACAGTGGTGGCGCACAGGCCGGTATTCGGACTTTGGGCAACCTACTTGACGCCGCTTCCCATCCTCATCGGACAGTGCGTGGCTCATCGCCATGCGTCGTTCGTTCCCATCACCGCTGCGGGGCAGCGCCGGAATCACACCGGCTTCCCGTTGAACGGAACCTTCTCAGGGGTTCTGCACCTGTACCTATCCAGTGTAGCCGAGCGCGGCTGACACCCAGTCAACTGGCCAGCCTCAATACAACAACACCGCCACCCGGTAAGCCGCGAATGTTGCCCCGCCATTCCCACCCGAACCCTGCGCTGGGCACGAACCAACCGCAGCCTGCTTATACTTCCCCGACGCGATCCGCTCCTCCAATTGGGGCGGCAGCTTCGAAAGATCCGCACTCTGCCATCGCATCAGAAACAGCGGCTTCATCCCCGTCGGCGTCCCCTCTGCCTCGCCATCCTGCAGCGCGCAATACTTCCGCGCATCCTCCGCCTTCGATAGCAGAGTCAGCCCCTTGCCCGTCAGCATCGCACCAATCTTGCCCTCGATCTGCCCCGCATCCATTGATTGCACCGAGACCGAATAATCCGCCACGGCATACAACACATGATGCGCCGAAACAATCCCCACCCCGATGCGATCGATCTTCGCATTCATCAGGTTCGCATGATGCACGTCGGACTTCATCCATTCCTCATGCACCTGCTTCGGCGAGTCGCCAATGGCAATGTTCTCCTCCACCAGGCTAAAGTGCGCGCCCGCCTTCGAAGTACGCTCCGCCACATCCGGCTCGCCACCATATCGATGAGAAATCGGCCCCTCTTTGGACATCAACTCGGCATGAGCACGCGCCGCCGCAGCCAGCCCTGGATCGACCACCAGCGCCGGTAATCCCTCTGCAACCCGTGCCTGATTGGCAAGATCGACAACCTTCTGCTCCTGCGCCGCCTGCACCTCTACATCCACCGGATCCTGCGCCAGCGCAGCAACCCCGCACACACCCACCGAAGATGCCATCAGCAGCACCGCAAACCTCTTGACCAGTCGCATCCGCATTCCTCAAACCTCCGCCGCTTCGGCTTCAAATCACGATATGCTTGCCTGAGAGCAATGGCAATTCGCACACACATTCCGAGCTCTTCCAATTGGATGCGCCGTCAGCCGCTCGCAGTCATCGGCCTCGTGCTATTAAGTATCTTCGTCCTCGCCGGCCTGCTCGCTCCCTGGATCGCGCCCGCCAGTCCAGCCTCAATCGACCTGATGCATCGCCTGCAAGGCCCCTCAGCGGCTCACTGGTGCGGCACCGATGAACTCGGCCGGGACACTCTCTCACGCCTGCTCTGGGGAGCTCGTCTTTCACTCGCCGTCTCCGCCTCCGTCGTCAGCATCTCGCTCGCCCTCGGCCTCGCCATCGGCGGCCTCGCAGGCTACAAAGGCGGCTGGATCGATCACACCCTCACCGTCGTCGCCATGAACACCTTCCTGGCCCTCCCCGGCATCCTGCTCGCCATAGCCTTCGCCGCATTCCTCGGCCCCGGTTTTCAGAACCTGGTACTGGCTCTCGCCATCGGCGGCTGGGCCGGATACGCCCGCCTCGTCCGTGCCCAGGTCATGGCCGTCAAAGAACGCGAATACGTTGAAGCCGCACGCGCCCTCGGAGCCAGCGGACCACGCATCTTCTTCCGCCATATCCTCCCGAACATGATCCAGCCGCTGCTCGTCCAGGCCGCCATCGGCATGGGCGGAGTCATCCTCGCTGAAGCAACCCTATCCTTCCTCGGCCTTGGCATCCCCGCGCCCACTCCAAGCTGGGGATCAATGCTCAACGACGCACGCGCCCATCTCTTCGACTCCCCACATCTCGTGCTCTTCCCTGCCCTAGCAATGGCCCTCGCCGTCCTCAGCTTCAACTTCCTCGGCGATGCTCTTCGCGATTACCTCGACCCACATACCCGCATCCAGATCGGCGTATGAAGATAGGCGTACTCTCCGACACCCACGGCCTACTTCGCGCAGAGGTTCTGCCCCTGCTCGCAGGCTCAGACCACATCCTCCATCTCGGCGACGTCGGCGATCCAACCATCCTCGAAACACTCATAGCCATCGCCCCCATAACCGCAATCCGCGGCAACATAGACAGCAAGGGCCCATGCGCCAGCCTGCCCGCAACTGAAGTCGTTACTCTCGCAGGAAAAGACTTCTATCTCCTGCACGACGTGCATCAGCTTGACCTCGAACCAGCCGCCGCAGGATTCGCCGCCGTCCTCTATGGCCACTCCCACAAACCTTCCATCGAATGGCGCAAAGAAATCCTGTACTTCAACCCCGGCTCATGCGGACCACGACGATTCCAGCTACCCATCACCTGCGGCCAAATCACCATAAACAACAATGGGCAGTTGGAGGCCAAAATCCTCCAACTACCCATCTCTTCCTGACGAATCCAAGTGCCCATGTTTTGGCCTGCTCATGCCTCGGCCTTGCGACATGGGCTTATACCTAAAACGGCAGGCGCGCCGTAAACACCAGGTTGTGATTCGTGCTGTGGAATGATGTCAGCGCAATCTGATCACCCGCGCCAAACGTCACACCCAGCCGCCCCGGCTTGCCAGTCGCATCGTGCGTCAGTGGAATACGTCCAATGATCACACCTGGAGTAGCAAAAGTCGTCGCCTTGCCATCATTCGCACCACCGATAAAGAAGCTCGAATTCAGCTCTACCTCAGGCCAGAAGAACCGCCCGACACCCGTCTTCGCCAGGCGATATTGAGCAACGTTATTCCATGCAATCGTGTGGCCCAGCCCCTTTGAATTCGTGATCGGCAACGAGCCCCCCGCCGTCGAAGTCAAAGCCAGCAAACCCCATCCCTTGCCCACCGCCAGCGTCGGCGTCACCACCGCACAGCAGCTTCCATTCGCACTCTTGCCCGTAGGAATCGTAGCCGCAAAAAACGCGGTGATGATCGCATTCCCATGCTCTTCATTACGCGCGTAAAAACGATATTTGGAGTTGAACGAAATGTCCCCAAATCCATCCTTCGTAGCCGGAGACTCATGCGCCAGGAAAGGAGGCAGGTTGAACAATAACTCAATGTGCTTCTCCGGAATTATCTCCAACCCCTTGCTGTTCCCGTAATTCCACGTGTCCAGTCCCTTGGGATTCGTCTGTCGCACGAAGTCCGTACGAAACTCCTGCTCCAATCGCGGAGTTACCGTAACCAGTGGCGTAACCCAATGCGGCTGCTCCGCCTGGGTAGCACTCACCCTGGCCTGGTATCGCGAGATGAAAGAAGTTCCCTGCGCCACACCATGAAGCGAGGATGCAAAGCTGGCAGAGATCAGGAGCGCGCATCCAGCGATTACAGTGCGAATGCGAGAATGATTGTAAGTACAAAACAGATAGAATTTCATTTATCGATTTTACTCGATTTTTATTTATGAATATATACGGATTACTGCACTCAAATTTCGCAGCGGAAACTCTTCTTCCATAAGATTATTTCAAAAGGTATATTCTTGCTGCATAACTACATAAAGTCCGGATCACGACATAACCTGTATTCTTTAGGATCGCAAAGAGGTAACACAATGGCAGATGTAGATCTCCTTCTGAAACCACGAGAAGCGGCCGCAGCACTCGGCATCAGCTACGCCACCATCAAGCAATGGATCCTCGCAGGAACCCTCAGAACCACCAAGACTCCCGGCGGACATCATCGCATTCCACAAAGCGCCCTCACGCCACTTCTCAAATCAAGCTCCACAAAAAGCCGCGTCGACTCCCGCGAACGCTTTCGCGCGGTCAGTGGACGCAACCAGCTTGTTGGCAAAGTCGTTGAAGTAAAATTCAGCGGTCTGCTCGCCAAAGTAGTCCTCTCCATCGGCGATCAGCAGATCACCTCGATCATCACCGCCGACGCCGCCCGCGAAATGCAACTCCGTAAAGGCCAGACCGCAGGAGCTCTCATGAAAGCCACAGAAGTAATGATCGTCCGCGTCTGAACCTCAATCAAATCCTGCGCAAAGCCAAGGACTCGCTTTGCGCTTCATAAGCGGCAAAGCACAGCCACACCATGCAAATCCCTCCCGCAAACACCACTCTGCTAAACTCCGCCCATGCATCTGTTGCAGAAATCATTGCAAGTCATCGCAGTCTCAGCCGCCCTGGCAATCAGTAGCGCCGCGCAGCCAGCCAGACAGGACGCACCAGCCGAACTCATCCTCATCCACGGCACAATCCTCACCGGCGAAGGTCTGAAAAGTGGCAACCCGCAAATCGTCTCCGCAATGGCCATTCGAAACGGCAAAGTACTGGCGACAGGCAGCGATGCAGCCATCCAAAAGCTGGCCTCATCCGGCACCCGGATCATCGATTTGCATAGTAAATACGGTACTAACATCTTCGTAATGCCTGGCCTCAATGACGCCCACGTCCACCTCGGCGGCGCAGGAGAAACTAAGCTCAACGTGGACTTGACCGGCGTCCATTCCCTGGCAGAAATGCTCCAGCGCATCCACGATTACGCGCTTAAATCTCCGGCAGGCCATTGGCTCTCCGGCGGCAACTGGGACCATACTCTCTGGACACAAAAAACACTGCCCACACGGCACGATCTCGATAGAGTCACAGGCGGCCATCCAACCATCCTCGAACGCATTGACGGCCACATCGCCATCGCCAACTCAGCCGCTCTCGCAGCCGCTGGAATCACAGGTAAAACACAAGCCCCGCAAGGCGGAGCCATCGACCTGGATACCAACGGCAATCCCACCGGCATCCTTCGCGAAACCGCCATGCATCTCGTCGAAAAACTCGTCCCTCCACCAACACGCGACGAGCGCCGCCACGGCCTTGAACTCGCCATCGCCGATGCCGCTTCCCACGGCCTCACCAGCGTGCAGGACAACTCCGAGTGGGAAGACTTCCTCGCCTACGAAGATCTGGAAAAAGCGGGTAAGCTCTCCGTTCGCATCACCGAGTGGCTTCCCTTCGACGCATCCATCGCAACCCTGAAGCAGATGCGCGCGCATCACAACGCTAACGATCCCATGCTCCACACCGGCATGTTAAAAGGCTTCATGGACGGCTCTCTGGGCTCACGCACCGCAGCCATGAAAGCCCCCTTTGCCGACGATCCAAAAAACTCCGGCCTCGCACGCTACGACCAGGCAAAGCTCAA harbors:
- a CDS encoding alpha/beta fold hydrolase, whose protein sequence is MERQSITKTGAMGRWSRFTARKSAKLIKGAKEIYYPGLPHGLTATHADQVNDDLLAFLKSIQAACKAA
- a CDS encoding nuclear transport factor 2 family protein encodes the protein MQSKSKTDRRNFVMTAATAVGSVLSIGLGQEEAQGQELGAKAQSAAPSPLSFENLYDTSILSTTMKGEAADRLALRRLIDAWAHCADRRLAEQQASLFVQDGTILNYEGDPKTHEPHSTIKGRTAIRAALAVLNTFTVTLHMNGQSDVIIKGDRAIGQTYCLVHQFTMENNQRKCQTLGIRYYDQFLRQENRWYYVERRLIIDWSDTRVSVP
- the metE gene encoding 5-methyltetrahydropteroyltriglutamate--homocysteine S-methyltransferase — translated: MSTAKLHTANLGFPRIGPRRELKFALESFWSGKLAEEELLQVAKHLRLQNWTIQKQRGIDFIPTNDSPLYDQVLDALVLLGATPERFGEGVVTLPRLFEMARSSAHGSQQHTAMEMTKWFDTNYHYLVPEWSEGLKFVPDTSKLLAEFGEAREVNAGVRPVLLGPISLLLLGKVVDVDSGFDPLTLLPRMLTAYVQVLKDLQSAGADWVQIDEPCLVTDLSEIHKAAYRTAYEKLAGVDVRLMLTTYFDELGDNLDLAFSLPVAGVHVDLVRGKGQLDAVLDAVRAGQTLSLGVVDGRNIWLADLDAASVMIAKAQERIGADRLLIAPSCSLLHVPYDAQDETALPGELQEWLSFAAQKLDEIAWLAGGKEKFAADFAENRRRHDRRKVAESSVNTQVRDALAQLVATDFARPSAYPERARKQRNHLRLPLLPTTTIGSFPQTPEVRKQRAAWRKGTLQTAEYERFVEEETAACIRRQERIGLDVLVHGEFERNDMVEYFGEQLAGFAFTRNGWVQSYGSRCVKPPVIYGDVARPNAMTVRWSSYAQSLTGKPVKGMLTGPVTILQWSFVRDDVPERDVAWQLALALREELLDLEAAGIRVIQLDEPALREGLPLRRVARPEYLDWAVKAFRIATAKVADETQVHTHMCYSEFAEILPAIVALDADVLSIESARSRMELLEDFRKHGYPNEIGPGVYDIHTPRVPNEEEITALLQSALESIGAERLWVNPDCGLKTRGWDEVESALRNMCEAARTVRASVTSDSVA
- a CDS encoding CAP domain-containing protein → MRLVKRFAVLLMASSVGVCGVAALAQDPVDVEVQAAQEQKVVDLANQARVAEGLPALVVDPGLAAAARAHAELMSKEGPISHRYGGEPDVAERTSKAGAHFSLVEENIAIGDSPKQVHEEWMKSDVHHANLMNAKIDRIGVGIVSAHHVLYAVADYSVSVQSMDAGQIEGKIGAMLTGKGLTLLSKAEDARKYCALQDGEAEGTPTGMKPLFLMRWQSADLSKLPPQLEERIASGKYKQAAVGSCPAQGSGGNGGATFAAYRVAVLLY
- a CDS encoding ABC transporter permease; protein product: MAIRTHIPSSSNWMRRQPLAVIGLVLLSIFVLAGLLAPWIAPASPASIDLMHRLQGPSAAHWCGTDELGRDTLSRLLWGARLSLAVSASVVSISLALGLAIGGLAGYKGGWIDHTLTVVAMNTFLALPGILLAIAFAAFLGPGFQNLVLALAIGGWAGYARLVRAQVMAVKEREYVEAARALGASGPRIFFRHILPNMIQPLLVQAAIGMGGVILAEATLSFLGLGIPAPTPSWGSMLNDARAHLFDSPHLVLFPALAMALAVLSFNFLGDALRDYLDPHTRIQIGV
- a CDS encoding metallophosphoesterase family protein, translating into MKIGVLSDTHGLLRAEVLPLLAGSDHILHLGDVGDPTILETLIAIAPITAIRGNIDSKGPCASLPATEVVTLAGKDFYLLHDVHQLDLEPAAAGFAAVLYGHSHKPSIEWRKEILYFNPGSCGPRRFQLPITCGQITINNNGQLEAKILQLPISS
- a CDS encoding TOBE domain-containing protein, translated to MADVDLLLKPREAAAALGISYATIKQWILAGTLRTTKTPGGHHRIPQSALTPLLKSSSTKSRVDSRERFRAVSGRNQLVGKVVEVKFSGLLAKVVLSIGDQQITSIITADAAREMQLRKGQTAGALMKATEVMIVRV
- a CDS encoding amidohydrolase; the protein is MQVIAVSAALAISSAAQPARQDAPAELILIHGTILTGEGLKSGNPQIVSAMAIRNGKVLATGSDAAIQKLASSGTRIIDLHSKYGTNIFVMPGLNDAHVHLGGAGETKLNVDLTGVHSLAEMLQRIHDYALKSPAGHWLSGGNWDHTLWTQKTLPTRHDLDRVTGGHPTILERIDGHIAIANSAALAAAGITGKTQAPQGGAIDLDTNGNPTGILRETAMHLVEKLVPPPTRDERRHGLELAIADAASHGLTSVQDNSEWEDFLAYEDLEKAGKLSVRITEWLPFDASIATLKQMRAHHNANDPMLHTGMLKGFMDGSLGSRTAAMKAPFADDPKNSGLARYDQAKLNAMTVERGEAGFQIGFHAIGDRAAAMALNAFAQEAASAKSPSNRRNRIEHAQVVDPSDIARFAQLGVIASMQPNHLLTDMNWAMDRLGPQRAAYSYTWKGFLDAGVPLAFGTDYPVEPVTPFRGLYAAVTRANEAGTKNYFPEKSLTREQAIYIYTQGSAYAEFAENHKGKLSPGYDADFILIDRNLLTIPASEILKTQVLETVVAGKTVYPFAQRVPQRVPQRDRP